A window of Candidatus Bathyanammoxibius amoris genomic DNA:
TTCAAGGCCTCTTCAAACTTCATGGCCGCTCTCTTAGCGTTTTAGTTGCCGGGTTGTCTTTTCTATTACAGAAACCGCGGAGCCTTTATGGAAACGCGTCTCAATCCTGTCTCCGCGCCTCAAGCCTTTTGCGGCGGTAAGCACCTCGCCGTCCTTCGTGGTAATGGAATAACCCCTGGCCAGCACCTTCAATGGGCTCAGGCCTTCCAGCTTGTTGCCCGTACCTGCCAGGCGTTCCCTCTTTAATGTAAGCAAATGGCTCAGGCCTCGGCTAAACCCGCAGGATAACTCTTCCACCCTGGCCCTGTACCGGTGCACAGTTTCCAGAGGCTGACGAAAACCATATCTGCGCGGGAACTCCATCAGCCTGTTTCTCACGCCTTCCAGCCTGCCACGCGCGGCGTTGTGTATCCTCGATATCAGTGTGTCCATCCTTTCCAGAAGTTCATCTCTTACGGGAACAACCATCTGCGCGGCCGCGGTTGGAGTTGGGGCCCTCAGGTCGGCCACAAAGTCAGAGATGGTAAAATCTATCTCATGTCCCACCGCAGATATTACGGGAATTTCAGAGGCGTAAATGCTCCTCGCTACCACTTCCTCATTAAAGGCCCAAAGGTCCTCTATGCTCCCTCCGCCCCTGCCGACGATGATTACATCGACAGGAGTATTGGAGCGGTTATTATTGATGTCAGTTATGGCAAGGGCTATCTCCTCACCGGCCCCCTCTCCCTGAACCCTTACGGGGTAGATAATAACCTCAACCTGAGGTGACCTTGTGCGCAAAATCTTTAGCATGTCTCCCAAAGCCGCGCCACTGAGAGAACTAACAATAGTCACCCGCCGTGGCAAAAAGGGTAACGGCTTCTTGTGTGCAGGGTCAAAAAGACCCTCCTTTTCCAGGCGCTCCTTTAGCTGCAAAAACGCGAGCTGCAGCGGGCCAATTCCCCTGGGTTCAACCACCTCAATTACGAGTTGATACTGGCCCCTGGGGGCATAAACGGAGATAGAGCCAAAGGCTATTACCTCCATCCCGGTTTTCAACGTAAAGGGGACTCTGACAGCGACGTTACGAAACATCACGGCCTGGAGTTGAGCATACTTATCTTTTAACGTCATGTACACGTGGCCGGACCCCGGCCTGCTTATATTCGAGACCTCTCCTACCGTCCACACCTCCCAAAACTCTTCTTCGATAGAGTCTTTAATCCTTTGGGTTATCTCAGAGATTGTATGGACCTTTTGCTCTATGGAGCCCGGTTCTCTGGTCAGGGTCGATATGTCAAGGTTGTTGCTCATTGTTAGTGTCGGTGTCCGTATCCGTTGTTTTCGTGTACTACCAGTCTTTTGATCCCTTCCGCCTTGCCTGTGGAGGCGTCAACCGTTATGATAACGCCGCTCATTCTCACGTCCTCCTTTGCCACCTCGAAGCGGGTAGGCATCTGTGTCGTAATGAACTTCAGGACATGGTCCTTGTTCCTGCCCAAAACAGAGTGATAGGGACCCGTCATCCCCAGGTCGGTTATATAAGCGGTGCTTTCCGGTAAGACCCTCTCGTCCGCCGTTTGTATGTGAGTGTGGGTCCCTACCACGGCACTTACCCTTCCATCCAGATACCATCCCATGGCTACCTTTTCAGAAGTCGCCTCGGCGTGAATATCGACAATAATTATCTGCGCCCTTCCGGAGACCTCCTTAAGTATCCGGTCGACCGCCCGGAAGGGGCAGTCTATAGGAGACATGAACACCCGGCCCAAGAGGTTTATGATGGCTATATCAGGCCCCAGATGGGTTTTTACCACAACCCACCCTCTGCCCTTGGCCAGGGGTGAGTAGTTTGCGGGCCTTAGTATCCGGCTTTCCGTCTCCAGGACCGGAATTGCCTCCTTTTTCTTCCAGACATGGTCCCCTGTGGTAAGGACATTCAGTCCAGAGGCAAACAGTTGTCTGGCCGCATCCTGAGTTATGCCTGAACCGCCTGCGGCATTTTCCGCGTTGGCCACGGCGAAGTCTATTTTTTCTTCTTTTAAAA
This region includes:
- a CDS encoding TIGR00282 family metallophosphoesterase codes for the protein MKFNVLVLGDVVGQPGRDIIENRLPALLKEEKIDFAVANAENAAGGSGITQDAARQLFASGLNVLTTGDHVWKKKEAIPVLETESRILRPANYSPLAKGRGWVVVKTHLGPDIAIINLLGRVFMSPIDCPFRAVDRILKEVSGRAQIIIVDIHAEATSEKVAMGWYLDGRVSAVVGTHTHIQTADERVLPESTAYITDLGMTGPYHSVLGRNKDHVLKFITTQMPTRFEVAKEDVRMSGVIITVDASTGKAEGIKRLVVHENNGYGHRH
- the xseA gene encoding exodeoxyribonuclease VII large subunit is translated as MSNNLDISTLTREPGSIEQKVHTISEITQRIKDSIEEEFWEVWTVGEVSNISRPGSGHVYMTLKDKYAQLQAVMFRNVAVRVPFTLKTGMEVIAFGSISVYAPRGQYQLVIEVVEPRGIGPLQLAFLQLKERLEKEGLFDPAHKKPLPFLPRRVTIVSSLSGAALGDMLKILRTRSPQVEVIIYPVRVQGEGAGEEIALAITDINNNRSNTPVDVIIVGRGGGSIEDLWAFNEEVVARSIYASEIPVISAVGHEIDFTISDFVADLRAPTPTAAAQMVVPVRDELLERMDTLISRIHNAARGRLEGVRNRLMEFPRRYGFRQPLETVHRYRARVEELSCGFSRGLSHLLTLKRERLAGTGNKLEGLSPLKVLARGYSITTKDGEVLTAAKGLRRGDRIETRFHKGSAVSVIEKTTRQLKR